Proteins encoded in a region of the Nitrospirota bacterium genome:
- the recJ gene encoding single-stranded-DNA-specific exonuclease RecJ — MKSKLWVFRDINLLQQASLVQALSISPATASLFLARGVTTPDEATSWMSLQSPHDPFLIPDMEQAVERLHRAVTTQELICFYGDYDVDGITATSVYMSFFGGLGAKVRAYVPHRLHEGYGLNLSAVQRLHDEGISLLVTSDCGTTSHKEIALAAQLGMDVVVTDHHQSDEQMPPAVAVLNPHRVGALYPFRGLCSAALAYKVAQAYQLRYGVAGVPLESLLDLVALATVADVVPLHDENRNFVREGLVQLSRGARCGVRALKQVAGVTRECTAETIAFKLAPRINAAGRLDDAMLGVRLLTTDNPAEAQQLADRLEQLNRERQRIEVDIMAEALDSLKDQELPPALIVASRHWHLGVVGIVAARLVDRFQRPAIVMAINEQGIAKGSARTTGGFDLYQGLASCREMLEAFGGHPSAAGVTIRESRIDEFRAKFSDVVAGWNHEGAKVPTLNVDAEVRLNDVNLQLLQEIGSLHPFGAGNPEPTFAVTRLEVLDARTVGEKHLKMTVRQGTSMPFDSIAFGMKSLLERGIPSRTPVDLAFTPELNHWNGRDRIQLRIRDVRPSVME; from the coding sequence ATGAAGTCCAAGCTCTGGGTCTTCCGTGATATCAATCTGTTGCAGCAGGCCTCGTTGGTGCAGGCCCTCTCGATTTCTCCTGCGACCGCCTCCTTGTTCCTGGCTCGCGGTGTGACGACGCCAGATGAAGCAACGTCATGGATGTCGCTGCAATCACCGCACGATCCGTTTTTGATCCCCGATATGGAACAGGCGGTCGAGCGGCTCCATCGCGCCGTCACGACTCAGGAGCTGATTTGTTTCTACGGCGACTACGATGTCGATGGCATTACGGCGACCAGCGTCTACATGTCGTTCTTTGGCGGATTGGGTGCCAAGGTTCGCGCCTATGTTCCGCATCGACTCCACGAAGGGTACGGACTCAACCTCAGTGCCGTGCAGCGCTTGCATGACGAAGGGATCTCGCTCCTGGTGACGTCCGATTGCGGCACGACCTCACATAAAGAAATCGCGTTGGCGGCGCAGCTCGGTATGGACGTGGTGGTGACCGACCATCACCAGAGCGATGAGCAGATGCCTCCGGCTGTGGCGGTGTTGAATCCTCATCGAGTCGGGGCCCTCTATCCGTTTCGCGGTCTCTGTTCTGCGGCGCTGGCCTACAAGGTGGCGCAGGCCTACCAGCTGCGCTACGGAGTCGCCGGCGTGCCGTTGGAATCGTTGCTCGATCTCGTGGCCTTGGCGACGGTCGCCGACGTGGTGCCTCTCCACGATGAGAATCGAAATTTTGTGCGCGAAGGGCTTGTGCAGTTGTCGCGTGGCGCGCGCTGCGGCGTGCGGGCGTTGAAGCAGGTGGCGGGGGTGACGCGGGAATGTACGGCGGAAACCATCGCCTTCAAGCTGGCGCCGCGTATCAATGCCGCCGGGCGATTGGACGATGCCATGCTGGGTGTGCGGTTGTTGACGACCGACAATCCGGCAGAGGCGCAACAGTTGGCCGACCGGCTTGAGCAATTGAATCGGGAGCGGCAGCGTATCGAAGTGGATATCATGGCGGAGGCGCTGGACTCGCTGAAGGATCAAGAGCTGCCGCCGGCATTGATCGTGGCCTCTCGCCATTGGCATCTCGGGGTGGTCGGCATTGTCGCTGCGCGTTTGGTTGATCGGTTTCAGCGCCCGGCGATTGTGATGGCGATCAACGAGCAGGGCATTGCCAAGGGTTCGGCACGGACGACCGGCGGGTTCGATCTGTATCAAGGATTGGCTTCTTGCCGGGAGATGTTAGAGGCGTTCGGCGGACATCCCAGCGCGGCGGGCGTGACGATTCGTGAGTCCCGGATCGATGAGTTTCGTGCGAAGTTTTCCGATGTGGTGGCCGGGTGGAACCACGAGGGCGCCAAGGTTCCGACCTTGAACGTCGATGCCGAGGTGCGGTTGAACGATGTGAATCTGCAATTGCTCCAGGAGATCGGCTCCCTGCATCCGTTCGGGGCGGGTAATCCCGAGCCCACGTTTGCCGTGACCCGTCTTGAAGTGTTGGATGCGCGCACGGTCGGTGAAAAACATTTGAAGATGACGGTGCGGCAAGGCACCTCGATGCCGTTCGACAGCATTGCCTTCGGGATGAAGTCGTTGCTGGAGCGGGGCATTCCGTCTCGCACCCCGGTCGATCTGGCCTTCACGCCTGAACTGAACCACTGGAACGGTCGTGACCGGATTCAGCTCCGCATTCGCGATGTCCGGCCGAGTGTGATGGAGTGA
- a CDS encoding DUF192 domain-containing protein, whose translation MQQLRLLTLLFTLFLPFSGSTEAGTDPVLPGLIPITIPGGIIIHAELADTPQKRAEGLMYREHLGADRGMLFTFLQAQPWTFWMKNTKIPLDIIWMNEKKQIVYIEQNVPICTRTDDSCPQYRPNDESLYVLELAGGRAEKLKLERGLKLQFKVP comes from the coding sequence ATGCAACAACTACGGCTACTGACGCTGCTATTCACCCTCTTCCTACCCTTCTCCGGCTCAACCGAGGCAGGGACTGATCCGGTGCTGCCAGGTCTCATCCCGATTACCATCCCCGGGGGCATCATCATCCATGCGGAATTAGCCGACACGCCCCAAAAACGCGCCGAAGGGTTGATGTACCGGGAACACCTCGGCGCCGATCGCGGCATGCTCTTCACGTTCTTACAGGCACAGCCCTGGACCTTCTGGATGAAGAACACCAAGATCCCGCTCGATATTATTTGGATGAACGAAAAAAAACAGATCGTCTACATCGAGCAGAATGTCCCGATCTGCACGAGAACGGACGACAGTTGTCCACAATATCGTCCGAATGACGAGTCGCTCTATGTGCTGGAACTCGCCGGGGGCCGGGCAGAGAAGCTGAAACTAGAACGGGGATTGAAACTTCAGTTCAAGGTTCCATAG
- a CDS encoding bifunctional (p)ppGpp synthetase/guanosine-3',5'-bis(diphosphate) 3'-pyrophosphohydrolase translates to MVYETVTDLDQLLDRIRSYSADADLGLVRKAYEFSAKAHEGQLRRSGEPYLQHPVAVAGVLSSLKTDVVAIVAGLLHDTLEDTVATADELEREFGKDVVHLVDGVTKIGKITFRSYEEKQAENFRKMLLSMADDIRVVLIKLADRLHNMRTLEHLSPAKRKEIAQETLEIYAPLANRLGIGWIKNELEDLCLKHLKPEVYEALRVRVAKRDEDRQQYIVEVGQLMQQALQENGLGGQVYGRPKHLYGIYQKMSKQSITFEEVYDLTALRIVTDLKMNCYAVLGVIHSLWRPVPGRFKDYIAIPKSNLYQSLHTTVVGPKGEHVEFQIRTEDMHRLAEHGIAAHWKYKEQGQVADRDSKAFGWLHQFVEWHEDLSDNRQFMDSVKLDLFHDVVYVFTPKGIVKELPKGSTPVDFAFAIHTEVGDHCVGAKVDGKIVPLKHELASGDMVEILTSSTQTPHKDWLKFVRTSRAKTKIKHWIKLEEQKRSIEIGRRLLESEFRRQGMAPAQMFKSAELLDVARQSGFENTEELTAAVGFGSLAISQVIGKLTVQPTGTPEPVQERPVAHKAVGGKSDDTGVQVKGSRDLLMQLSRCCHPVPGDRILGYITRGRGLTIHAVDCPNLVALDYDKERLVEVEWDSATPGTHSVKMSIVAVDKTGVLANVSSAIAECHANISRAEIATREDQKAVLDFVVEVSGTQHLDQVLKAVERVDGVITARRMRAWQERS, encoded by the coding sequence ATGGTGTATGAAACCGTCACAGACCTCGACCAGCTGCTGGATCGGATCAGAAGTTATTCTGCCGATGCCGATCTCGGCCTAGTCCGCAAGGCCTACGAATTTTCTGCCAAAGCGCATGAAGGGCAACTCCGGCGGTCCGGAGAACCCTACCTGCAACATCCCGTCGCCGTCGCCGGTGTGCTCTCTTCCCTCAAGACGGATGTGGTCGCCATCGTCGCGGGACTCCTGCACGATACCCTCGAAGATACCGTTGCCACGGCCGACGAACTCGAGCGGGAGTTCGGGAAGGACGTGGTGCATCTGGTCGACGGGGTGACCAAGATCGGCAAGATTACGTTTCGGAGCTATGAGGAAAAACAGGCGGAAAATTTCCGCAAAATGCTGCTCTCGATGGCGGACGACATCCGGGTCGTCCTGATCAAGCTCGCCGACCGGCTCCACAATATGCGCACCTTGGAACATCTCAGCCCCGCCAAGCGGAAGGAGATTGCCCAGGAGACGTTGGAGATCTATGCGCCGCTGGCGAACCGCCTTGGGATCGGGTGGATCAAGAATGAACTGGAGGATCTCTGTCTCAAGCATCTCAAGCCTGAGGTGTACGAGGCGTTACGTGTTCGTGTGGCAAAACGGGACGAGGATCGGCAGCAATACATCGTGGAAGTCGGCCAACTCATGCAACAGGCGTTGCAAGAGAATGGATTAGGCGGACAGGTCTATGGCCGTCCCAAACACCTGTACGGCATCTACCAAAAGATGAGTAAGCAGTCGATTACGTTCGAAGAGGTCTACGACCTGACGGCGCTGCGGATCGTGACGGATCTCAAGATGAATTGTTATGCCGTACTCGGGGTAATTCACTCGCTCTGGCGGCCTGTGCCCGGGCGCTTCAAAGACTACATCGCGATTCCAAAATCCAATCTCTATCAGTCTTTGCATACGACGGTGGTCGGTCCGAAAGGGGAGCACGTCGAATTTCAGATCCGCACGGAGGACATGCATCGCCTTGCCGAACATGGCATCGCCGCGCATTGGAAATATAAGGAACAGGGGCAGGTCGCCGATCGCGACAGCAAGGCCTTCGGCTGGCTCCACCAGTTCGTCGAATGGCACGAAGACTTGTCCGATAACCGGCAGTTCATGGATTCGGTGAAACTCGATCTCTTCCACGATGTGGTCTATGTGTTCACGCCCAAAGGGATAGTGAAAGAATTGCCGAAAGGATCGACGCCTGTCGATTTTGCGTTCGCGATTCACACCGAGGTCGGAGACCATTGTGTCGGCGCCAAGGTGGACGGAAAGATCGTGCCCCTCAAGCATGAACTGGCTAGCGGAGATATGGTCGAAATCTTAACCTCATCGACGCAAACGCCGCACAAGGACTGGCTGAAGTTTGTCCGTACTTCGCGCGCGAAGACCAAGATCAAACATTGGATCAAGCTTGAAGAACAGAAGCGGAGCATTGAGATCGGCCGTCGCTTGCTGGAGTCGGAATTCCGCCGTCAGGGGATGGCCCCGGCGCAGATGTTCAAGTCGGCAGAGCTGTTGGACGTGGCTCGGCAGTCGGGATTCGAGAATACCGAGGAGTTGACCGCCGCCGTGGGCTTCGGCAGCCTGGCGATATCGCAGGTTATTGGTAAACTCACCGTCCAGCCAACTGGAACACCGGAACCGGTTCAGGAGCGTCCTGTTGCGCACAAGGCCGTGGGAGGAAAGAGCGACGACACTGGCGTGCAGGTCAAGGGGTCGCGCGATCTGCTCATGCAGTTATCGCGCTGTTGCCATCCCGTGCCAGGCGATCGCATCCTCGGCTACATCACTCGAGGACGCGGGCTGACGATCCATGCCGTCGACTGCCCCAACCTTGTGGCGCTAGACTACGATAAAGAGCGGTTGGTGGAAGTGGAGTGGGACTCGGCCACGCCGGGCACGCATTCGGTGAAAATGTCCATTGTGGCCGTTGATAAGACGGGTGTGCTGGCGAATGTGTCCTCCGCGATCGCGGAATGTCATGCCAACATCAGCCGTGCTGAGATTGCGACCCGAGAGGATCAGAAGGCTGTGCTGGATTTCGTTGTGGAGGTCTCAGGCACCCAGCATCTCGATCAGGTGCTGAAAGCGGTTGAGCGGGTCGATGGGGTGATTACGGCCAGGCGCATGCGGGCCTGGCAGGAACGGTCATAA
- a CDS encoding NAD(P)H-dependent oxidoreductase, which produces MPSTLFLCLLLLIPGIGSCEAFAEEPASRVKVLVTYHSHSGNTERMAEAVVEGAKSVPGTEVLLKRVGQVTADELFSADAVVVGSPVYWSNMSGEVKTFFDNWQFKFGVFPEFKMKNKVGAAFATGGQVSSGKEVTMLTILAAMLGNQMIVVSGGGAFGASATTEGDSPGIDKNELADAKSLGRRVAEVTARFKAGSVK; this is translated from the coding sequence TTGCCTAGCACTCTATTCCTCTGTCTCCTTCTGTTGATACCAGGCATCGGATCCTGTGAGGCCTTCGCCGAAGAGCCGGCTTCTCGGGTGAAGGTGCTCGTCACCTACCATTCACATTCCGGCAATACCGAACGTATGGCTGAGGCGGTGGTTGAGGGTGCGAAGAGCGTTCCCGGCACGGAGGTGCTGCTCAAACGCGTGGGCCAGGTGACGGCGGATGAGCTGTTCTCTGCCGATGCGGTCGTGGTTGGCTCGCCGGTCTATTGGTCGAATATGTCGGGTGAGGTGAAGACCTTCTTCGATAATTGGCAGTTTAAATTCGGTGTGTTTCCTGAGTTTAAGATGAAGAACAAGGTCGGCGCAGCCTTTGCCACGGGTGGGCAGGTGTCCAGTGGGAAGGAAGTAACGATGCTGACGATCCTTGCCGCGATGTTGGGCAACCAGATGATTGTCGTCAGCGGAGGCGGGGCGTTCGGCGCCTCTGCCACCACGGAGGGCGACAGCCCTGGCATCGACAAGAATGAATTGGCCGACGCCAAGTCTTTGGGCCGGCGTGTGGCGGAAGTTACGGCGAGATTTAAGGCCGGTTCAGTCAAGTAA